The DNA region CTCGTCGGCGATGCGCAGGCGGACCACCTCCGGCCCGACGGCGATGCCCATGTCGGTCGCCGCGAGGTCGAACAGCGTGCGCTGGATCAGCGATTGCAGCGACTGCTCCAGCAGGCCGAAACGCTTGGCCTGATCGGTGGTGAGGTTGCCGCCCAGCATGGGGCGCAACCGTTCCATTTGCCGGCGGAATTCCTGGTCCAGAGCCTGCTGCCCGATCTCCACCTTGCCGACCTCGGCGACGGTGGTGGGCGTGCTGGAGCGGAAGACATCGCCGATCCCCCAGATGCCGAAGCTGAGGATCAACAGCACGAACAGGATCTTGACGACCCAGGAGCCGGCGAAATTGCGGATGAACTGGAGCATGGGACCCGAATCTAAGCGCGTCGTTCGGCCGTCCGGCCGGGGCGGCGCATCATAGATAGGGGAGGGTGGGGCGGCAACAGCCCATTTCCGGCTCGACGATCTCAGGAGACCTCGGCCACCATCCCCGCTTCGCCAAGCGAAGGCCCCGGCCGTGCGGGACGGCCGGGGCGCGGAAGGGCGACATGGTTCCAGAGCCTCCGGGGAGGACTGGAGGCGGGAGGGTTACTTCAGCGCGTCGCGCACGGCATCCTTGGCGCCGCCGATGCTGTTCTGAACCTTGCCGGCGGCTTTCTCGCCGCGACCCTCGGCCTCGGTCTTGGTGTCGCCGGTCATCTTGCCGACGGTCTCCTTGATCGAGCCCTTGATGGAACGGGCGGCGCCCTCGATGCGGTCCTTGTCCATGGTGGCAACCTCTTGCGAGTTGATTGACGCCAGGACAACGCGGCAGGCGGCGAAAAGGTCCATTGAAATCGTTTCAGGAAGGCGAGGCCGGCGGCGGCCTATGCTCAGGCGCGGCGCGGACCGTCGATGCCGCGGTCGGCCGGCCGATGCGGGGTGCCGCCATTATCAGGCGCGGGCTTGGCGGCGCGCCGGCGCAGGGTGGCCAGTCGCAGGGCGTGATGGGTGATCTGGTCGCGGAAATCGCGGTCGACGCGGCTGAAGGCGCTGTAGGCCAGCTTCACCGCCGCCGGCGAACGGGTGCGCAGGGCCTCCCGCAGGGAATCGCGCAGCGTGCGCAGTTCGAGGATACCCGGAACAAAGGCTGTTTCGACCGCTTCCGTCAGGATTTCGACGGAACACAGGGTCGTTTCGTCATCAAGGGCAAGGCTCAATCGGCGTCCTCCCGGAATGGTCAGGAACCGAGCAGATCCGCGACCGCTGTCAGACAGTCGCGGTGGGACAGGCAGTCCTCGCAGCAACCGTCGGGGGGACGCGGATGTGTGCAGTGCAGACGGCGCAATGCCTCCAGTTCCTGATACATGGCATGCTTCCTGGCGTCCGAGATGACATCGGTCGCGCGGATCGTTTCAAGAGCATCCCGCATGGGGTTGGTCGCATCGATGAACATCGGTGTATACCTCCCTTCCCCGCGAATTTATGCCGCACTCCCGGCCAAGTCCATGAATGCACTGAAATATTAGGGCGCCAAATTGCAACGAGCTGTTGCGCGTTTCACCGGCATGCGGCGCATTGACGCTGGCGGGACGAAGCGTCAGCATCGCTGCCGTCGATAATGGGAATAAAATGGAGATCGGATGGAGCGGGCGCTTTGGCCGACTCTGGCGGTGTATGGAGCGGCGGCGTTGGCGGAGATCGCCGGCTGTTTCGCCTTCTGGGCCTGGATCCGGTCGGGCCGGAGCGCGTGGTGGACAGTGCCGGGAGTGGCGTGCCTGTGCCTGTTCGCCTGGCTGTTGACGCTGGCCGACGCCGGCTTCGCCGGGCGGGCCGACGCCGGCTTCGCCGGGCGGGCCTATGCCGCCTATGGCGGCGTCTATGTCGTCACGGCGCTGTTGTGGCTGTGGCTGGTCGAGGGCGCACGGCCGGACCGCTGGGATGCGGCCGGCGCACTGGTCTGTCTTGTCGGAGCGACGCTTATTCTGGCCGGCCCCCGTGGGGGGTGAGGCCGCGCGATGCCGGTCGGCTGATCGACCGCCCCAGGGCCGGGCCGTTCACCAGCACCAGCCGGCCGCCGTCATCGATTCTCAGATAGGCGCCGACACGCACCGCGCGGCGCAGGATATCATCGTTGAGCATGATCTGCGCATCGGCCAGGGACAACGGTGTGCCCTGGTAGTACGCACGGCCATCGGTGTGTCGGATCTGGCTGAATGCGGTGGTCATGTCGGCATGCTCCCTCTCGTTTCTCGAACGGCGGACCGTTGGCGGACCCGACTTGGCGGCAGTGGTTTTGGCGGCTGCCATCGGGAAAACGCCTGGGGCGTCCGGTTTATTCCTCCATAAGGGGCGACCGGGCGGGTTGCCGCGGTCCCGGGTCTGTCCGAAGTAATCTTGTTACGATGGCGCCGCCGGTCCAGGGGGACGGCGGATGCAGTCATACTGTCGCAGATCTCACCCACAAAAGCTGTGTCAATGCGGGGAATCCGGGTACTTATTTCCGGATCGGCGCCACGCATTGAACCATGTCAATCACGCATCGGCTCCTGGCGGTTAGCATGGAGCAGTTATTATGCGATCGTTGGAGCGCGTATGCATCGGGTTATCCCCGGCTGCGCAAATGTTGGACAGCTTTGTTACCACTTGGCGTTGGAAAACCTGCCGGACGGGGTCATAATACGGCATCGGCTATTCAATCAGCCACCCCATCCATCCAGTGGACCACCCAGTGGGCCATCCACCGGGTGGCCATTCATGCGGCAGCGTGCCGGCCTTTCCGGCAGCCAGAGAAAACGGATCGTTTCGTGGACCTACAACCGGCGGATCAGATGAAGGGTTCCGAGAGCGGCGGCGGGCTGGCAGCCGCCGATATGCCCCGCGATCCGGCCTTTCTGGCTTCCCTGGCCGCCAGCCTTCTGGATGATGGCGGCATGGCGCTGGTCTATCTCGACCGCGACTTGGTGTGCCGCCATGCCGACCCGCATTTCGCGGCGGTGCTGGACCGTTCGCCGGCCGATCTCATCGGGCATCGGTTGACGGCGATCGCCCATCCGGTAAGCGCGGCGGTGGAGGCCGCCATCGCGGCGCTCGGCGATCCGCCGATGCGGAACGCGGCGCCGCTCGATTGCCCGACGGTCGGCCGCGACGGCCGACGCTTCATTCTCAGCGGCAGCGTGGTCGCCCATCGGGACGCGGCCGCGACAACGGTCGGCTATCTCGGCAGCTTCCACCGAACCGGCGATCCCGACCGCATCGCGGAATTCGTGACCTGCCGCGACTCCTTCATCGCGACCCTGCTGGATGCGGCGGTGGACGGCATCATCGTCTCCGACCGCACCGGCGTCATCCGGTCCATCAACAGCGCCTGCTGCCGCCTGTTCGGCTATGACGACGGCGAACTGGTGGGGCGGAACATGACCGTCCTGATGCCGCCGCCCTTCTCGCGCGATCACGGACGCTATGTCGACGGCTACATGCGGACCGACCGGGCCAAGATCATCGGCATCGGCCGGGAAACGCTGGGCCAGCGCAAGGACGGCACCGTCTTCCCCATCCATCTCAGCGTCGGCGAGGCGCGGCTGGGCAATGACGTGACGTTCGTCGGTATCATCCGCGACATTTCGGAACGTCTGGCGGCGGAGCGGCGCGCCTCCTACCTCGCGCGGCACGATCCGTTGACCGGCGTGCTGACGCGCACGGCGTTCCTGGAGGAATGCGAGACGCTGTTGGCCACCTGCCGCCCCGATGGAGGGGAAGCCGGGGCCGCTTCCGGGGGAGGCGCCGACCAGTTCGCCCTGTTCTCCCTCGACGTCGACCAGTTCAGCGACGTGAACGAGGCCTTCGGCTTCCATGTCGGCGACGCGGCGCTGAAGGCGATGGTCAGCCGCGTGACCGAGGTTCTGCCGCCCAACACCATCATCTGCCGCATCGCCGCCGACGAGTTCGCGGCGCTGTCACGGGTGACCGACGCGGACCATGCCCGCCGGCTGGCCGGTGTCCTGCATGACCGTCTGACGGCGTCGATCTACGCCGACCGGCATTGGGTGCGGCTTCGGCTGTCCGTCGGTGCGGCGGTGCGCGACGAGTCGGCCGGCACGCTGGAGGACCTGAACGCCAAGGCCAAGCTGGCCCTTCAGGCGGTGCAGCACAATGGCGGCAACGCCGTCTGCTTCTACACGCCGGAGATGGCGGCGGCGGCGACGCGCCGGATGATGCTGACCATGCATCTGACCCACGCCATCGAACGGAACGAGTTGCGCCTCGTCTATCAGCCGATCGTCGACCGGAATGGCCGCGTCCGCTCGGCGGAGGCGCTGCTTCGCTGGGACCATCCCGCGCTGGGGCCGGTTTCGCCCGGGGAGTTCATTCCGGTCGCCGAGGAAAGCGGACTGATCGTGCCGCTCACCGACTGGGTTCTGTCCACCGCCATCGCCCAGATGGCGCGATGGGAGGCGGCGGGCGTGCTGCCCGACCGCGTCTTCCTCAACATCTCCGGCCAGCAGTTCCTGCGCGGCAATCTGATGCTGCGGCTTGACGAGCTGCTGGGCGAGCATCCGTCCTTGCGCCGCCATCTGGGGCTGGAGATCACCGAACAGGCGGCCGTGCGCGACCTCAAGGTCGCGGTGCGCACGCTGGGCGAGTTGGCCGACCTCGGCATCCAGGCGGCGATCGACGATTTCGGGTCGGGCTATTCCTCGCTCAGTTATGTGCAGCAGTTGCCGGTCGCGAAACTGAAGATCGACCGCGCCTTCGTGATCGATGTCCCGGAGAATCCCAAGAGCAACGCCCTGGTCCGCGCCGCGGTCGGCATGGCGCATGGTCTGGGTCTGACCACCGTCGCCGAAGGGGTGGAGACCGAGGAGCAGCGCGATTTTCTGGTCTCGGTCGGGTGCGACATGATGCAGGGCTTCCTGTTCGGCCGTCCGATGACCCCCGACGCGCTGGCCGATCTGGTTCGCGGGCAGGCGGCCCCCGCCCCCGCCTGATCCGGCTTCTCCGGCGTATTCAGCGCGGACCCCCTTCCGTACGACCGCGCCTTTAAAGTCCGTCTGGTGCTCATTGAAACAGCAGACGGACTCTGAACTTTTGGTTTTCCGTGTGATTCAGGCTCCGGCGGGACTGGGCGCGTCGTCGCTTGTCCGCTCTCGGCCGTCCATTCCCCTGGTTCGGAAAATCCCGTCTCGACAGCATCCGCTGCAACTGATATCCATTCTCACATCAATTGAGAGGCGTTATCAGTCCGGGAGTGATGGATGTTCACTGACAAGATCGCAGCCGTTGTTTTCGCCGTTTGTGCTTTGAGCGCTTTTGATGTTCAAGCGCAAGAGGTGAATGTTTACAACTCACGGCATTACAACACTGATCGCACGATCTATGAGACCTTCACCAAAGCGACCGGCATCAAGGTCAATATTGTCGAAGGTAACCATGATGAGCTGATCCAGCGTTTGAAGTCGGAGGGGGCCAGCAGCCCGGCCGATCTGCTGATCACGGTGGACGCCGGCCGTCTGGCCGCCGCGGCCAAGGACGGGCTGCTCGCCCCGGTCAGCTCTCCGGCGCTGGAGGCGGTCAAGGTTCCCGCCAACCTGCGCGACCCGGATGGCGCCTGGTGGGGTCTGTCCAGCCGCGCCCGGATCATCGTCTATGCCCGTGACCGGGTGAAGCCGGAGCGGATCAAGGATTACGAGGATCTGGCCAAGCCGGAGTGGAAGCACCGCGTCCTGACCCGCAGCGGCACCCATTCCTACAGCCTGGCCCTGACCGCCTCGATGGTCGAGGCGCTGGGCGAGGAGAAGACGGAGGAGTGGGTGAAGGGCCTGGTCGCCAACCTCGCCCGGCCGCCGCAGGGCGGTGACACCGACCAGATCAAGGCGGTCGCGGTGGGCGAGGGCGATGTCGCCATCGCCAACACCTATTATGTCGGCAAGATGATCGTCTCGGCCAAGCAGGAGGACCGCGAGGTCGCGTCCAAGATCGGCGTCCTCTTCCCCAACCAGGACAACCGCGGCACCCACGTCAATCTCAGCGGCGCCGGCGTGGTGAAGAGTTCCAGGAACCCGGAGAACGCCCGCAAGCTGCTGGAATATCTGCTGAGCCCCGAGGCGCAGCGCCAGTTCGCCGACGGCAACATGGAATATCCGGTCAATCCGGCGGTTCAGCCCCATCCGGAACTGGTGAAGCTCGGCAGCTTCAAGGCCGCCGAGGTCAACGCCGCGTCCTTCGCCGCCCACACGCCGCAGGCGCTGCGCATCATGGACCGGGCCGGCTGGAAGTAAGATGACCGGCGCCCTTCCTCCCTCCGTCGTCCTGTCCGGCATCACCCACCGTTATGGCCGGCTCACCGCCGTCGACGATGTCTCGCTGTCGGTCGCCCCGCGCGAAGTGGTGTGCGTCGTCGGCCCCTCCGGCTGCGGCAAGTCGACCCTGCTGCGCCTGATCAGCGGATTGGAGACGGTCCAGGCTGGCGGGATCGCGGTGGACGGGTTGACGCTCGCCACCGCCGGCCGCTCGCTGCCGCCGGAAAGGCGGCCGGTCGGCATGATGTTCCAGGACTTCGCGCTGTTCCCCCATTTGACGGTGGCGGGCAACATCGCCTTCGGCCAGACCGACCGGCCGCGCGCCGAGCGCAAGCGCCGGGTGGAGGAGCTGCTGGAGACCATGGCGCTCGCCCGCTATGCCGACGCCTATCCGCACACCCTGTCGGGCGGGCAGCAGCAGCGGGTCGCCCTGGCCCGAGCCATGGCGCGCGACCCCAAGGTGCTGCTGCTGGACGAGCCCTTCTCCGCCTTGGACGCGCAGCTCCGCCGTTCGGTCCGGGAGGAGGTGGTGCGGATCATCCGCGCCAGCGGCATCGCCACCATCGTCGTCACCCACGATCCGGAGGAGGCGATGGAGATGGGCAACCGCGTGGTGGTGATGGAGGCCGGACGCATCGTCCAGGCCGACACGCCGGTGACCCTCTATCAGCGTCCGGTCAACAGCTTCGTCGCCCGCCTGTTCGGCGAGGTGAACCGCTTCGAGGCGACGGTCAGCGACGGGCAGATCGTCACGCCGCTGGGACGCATCCTGGCGCCGCATCTGTCCGGCGGCACCAGGGTGGAGGTGGCTTGCCGGGTGGAGGATGTGGAACTGGCTCCGGCCGGCGCCCGCCCCGACGCCGTGCCGGCGCGGGTGCGGCATTCCAGCTTTCTGGGTGCGGCGACGCGGGTCTGCCTGGACCTGCCGGGCGGCGGGGCGGAGATCCATGCGCGCCTGCCGGGCCATGTGGAGGTTCACCCCGGCGAGGAACTGTCCGCCGCGCTGGCGCCCGAACGGGCGATGGTGTTCCCGGCGGGGTGAGGACGGGGGAAGGGGGCATCGCGGCCGGAACTCACGCCCCCGCCCGCACCTCGTCCTCGCCGAACTGAAGGCGGCACAGCCGGGCATAGGCGCCGTCGGCGGCGAGCAGCGCCTCATGGGTGCCCTGCTCGATGATGCGGCCGCCTTCCATCACGACGATGCGGTCGGCGTTGCGCACGGTCGCCAGACGATGGGCGATCACCAGCGTGGTGCGCCCCGCCGTCAGCCGTTCCAGCGCCGCCTGGACAAGGCGTTCCGATTCGCTGTCCAGCGCGCTGGTCGCCTCGTCCAGCAGCAGGATCGGCGCATCCTTCAGGAAGGCGCGGGCCAGCGCCAGACGCTGGCGCTCGCCGCCCGACAGCTTGACGCCGCGGTCGCCGATCACGGTGTCGTAGCCTTCGGGCAGCCTCGACACGAAGTCGTGGGCGGCGGCGGCCTTGGCGGCGGCGATGACGTCGTCCATACCGGCGTCGAGCCGGCCGAAGCTGATGTTGGCGCGCACCGTGTCGTTGAAGAGGACGGTGTCCTGGCTGACGATCGAGACGGCGCCGCGCAGACTGCGCAGCGTCGCGCCGCGCACGTCCTGGCCATCGATCAGCACCTCGCCCCCCGTCACGTCATAAAGGCGCGGGATCAGGTTGAAGACGGTCGATTTGCCGGCGCCGCTGCGGCCGACCAGCGCCACCGTGCTGCCGGCCGGCACATCGAGGTCGATGGCCTTCAGCGTGTCGGCCCCGGCTTCGTAGGAGAAGCGGACGCCACGCAGTGCGACGGCACCCTTGGAGATGGCGAGCGGCCTGGCGTCCGGCCGTTCCAGGATGGTCGGCTGCTGGTCCAGCAGTTCGAAGATGCGCTGGGCGGCGGCCAGCCCCTCCTGCAGGGCGGCGTTCAGCGTGCCGATGGCGCGCACCGGCTGCGCCGCCATCAGCAGCGCGCCGACGAAGCCGGAGAAGGCGCCGACCGATCCCTCGCCCACCGTCATGCGATAGCCGGCGAAGGCGATCACCCCGGCCACCGCGACGCCGCCCAGCACCTCCATCATCGGGTCGATGCGCGAGCGGGCGCGCACCGCCTTCATGGTCAGCACGTAATTGTCGTGGAAGGCGCGGCCGGCGCGGGCGCGCTCATAGTCTTCGAGGTTGTAGGTCTTGACCATGCGGGCGCCCGACAGGCTTTCGGTCAGCAGCGAGGTCATGTCGCCCATCTGCGCCTGGGTATCGCGGGAGACGCGGCGCAGCCGCTTGCCGATGCGCACGATGGGCACGGCGGCGATGGGATAGATGATGAACACGATCAGCGACAGCAGCCAGTCGAGATAGAACATCGACCCGACCAGCGCGATCACCGTCAGGATGTCGCGCACCAGCCCGGTCAAGGTGCGGCTCAGCGCGTTGCGGATCAGGTCGACGTCGTTGATGAAACGGGAGGTCAGCGACCCGGTCGGCGTCGCGTGCAGTTGCGCCATGTCGGCGGCTTGCAGATGCGCGAACATCGCCAGCCGGATGTCGGCGATGATGCGCTGGACGATGTCGCTGGTGACCACGGTCTGGGAATAGAGCGAGGCGCCCTTGATGATGGTCACCGCGACGATCGCCAGCGGGATCACCAGCAGCATGACGCGGTCCTGGGCGGAGAACATGGCATAGGACTGGTCGATCAGCAGCGGATAGGCCCCGGTGGTCGCCGCCACCACCGCCATCAGCAGGAAGGACAGCAGCAGCTTGCCGCGATAGGGACGCACCCATTCGCGCCACATCCGGGCCACCAGCCGCTCGGTCGTCGCATCCAGGCGCAGGGGCTTGCCGCTCTTGTTCGTCACGGTCGCATCCGATCTCTTGTCCATCGCCGATGGCTTATCCCATGGGCTTCGGCTTTGTCCACCGATGGACGCGGCGGATGGGACCGGCGCCGATTCCGGTTACAGGCTTCCTTTACCGGTTTCATGCGACGGTGCGGATGATCGGGGCGGCGAATGGCAAGGCCATCCGGAAGACCGCCGGGAGGAACAAGACGCATGGCGAACGGAAACGGCAACAATGGCGGCAACAATGGCGGCAACAATGGCGGGGGCACGGGCGGGGGCAACGGCGCAGGCGGGCGGCGCCCGCGCATCGGCCTTGCGCTCGGCGGCGGGGTGGCGCGCGGCTGGGCGCATATCGGCGTGTTGCGGGCCCTGAAACGCTATGGGATCGAGGCCGACATCGTCTGCGGCTCCTCGGTTGGCGCCTTGGTCGGCGGTGTCCATCTGGCGGGAAAGCTCGACATCCTGGAGGATTGGGCGCGCACGCTGACCCGGCTGAAGATCGTCGGCTATCTCGACCTGCGGCTGCGCCAGAGCGGCGGGCTGATCAGCGGCGACCGGCTGCTGGCGGAACTGCGCCTGCATCTGGGCGATGTGCGGATCGAGGAATTGCCCTGCCCCTATGCCGCGGTCACCACCGATCTGGTGACCGGCCACGAGGTGTGGTTGCAGCGGGGCGAACTGGTCGATGCCATGCGGGCCTCCTTCTCGCTGCCGGGGGTGTTTCCGCCGGTCTCGATCGACGGGCGCTGGATGATCGACGGCGCCCTGGTCAACCCGGTGCCGGTGTCGGCCTGCCGGGCGTTGGGCGCCCAGATGGTGATCGCCGTCAATCTGGCCGGCGACATCCTGGGCAAGGCGCGCAAGCCGGGGGCCAGCGTGCCGACCGCCGCCGGCTTCGACCTGCTGCGGCTGGTGGAGGACGAAGCGCCGGATCAGCGCCCACCAAGCGGGATCAGCGCCCTGGCACGCCGGATCTTCCGCCGCGACTATGAGGGGCCGAGCCTGTTCGGCGTGATGGTCTCGTCGCTCGGCATCGTCACCGACCGAATCACGCGGTCAAGACTGGCCGGCGACCCGCCCGACGTCCACATCGCGCCGCGGCTGGGTCATATCGGTCTGACCGAGTTCGACCGCGCCGCCGACTGCATCCGCGAGGGCGAGGCGGCGGTGGAGCGCGTCCTGCCCGACCTGCACGACGCGCTCTCCGTGTTCGCCACCGGCCCGCGCGAATCGACGCGCGCGCCGCTGCGGGACTGATCGCTCCTTGACGGGAGCCTATCGTCAATGGTCGATGGCGGTGCCCAGCGCGGCGCCGCCCAGGCCGCCGATCACGGCGCCGCGGGTGCCGTCGATCGCGTAACCGCCGGCGGCTCCGGCCGCGCCGCCGACCACGCCGCCAGTCGAGCAGGCGGTGAGGGAAAGGAGCGCCATAACCGCACCGATCAAACGCAAACGGGACATCATGCAACCCTCCTTGTGTTGACTGTTGGGTCCTTAAACACGCGGGATCGCGGTTTGCTTCCATTACTCCCGATCTTTTGCCCCACGGTCTTTCGGGGAACCTCTTCCGCCTTCAAGCGTTGAGCGGGCTTTGACCGAGAAACGTTGAAACGGGGGAGTTGTCATGCGGACCATCACCAAGCGCTGGCGCGCGGTCACCACCACGCGCTTGCGCGCGGTCACCACCACGCGCTTGCGCGCTGCCACAATCGCCGCCGTCGCGGCGCTGTCGCTCGCCGCCTGCCAGACCGGCAACAGCGGCGGCGGCATCGGCGGCATGAACACGACGGAAACCGTCGGCACGCTCGGCGGCGCCGTCGCCGGCGGCCTGCTCGGCTCCCGTTTCGGCGGCGGGGCGGGCAAGCTGGCGACCACGGCGATCGGCACGCTGCTCGGCGCCTATGCCGGCCAGCAGTTGGCCCGGAGCTTCAGCCCGGCCGACCAGAGCCGCGCCTCGGACGCCGAGGAACGGGCGGTCGCCAGCAACCAGACCATCACCTGGAACAACCCGCAATCCGGCAACAGCGGGACCATCCAGCCGGTGAGGACATACCAGGGCGGCGATGGCCAGACCTGCCGCGACTACAACCACACGGTCGTGATCGACGGCCGGACGGAGGTGGCGCGCGGCACGGCCTGTCGCCAGTCCGACGGAAGCTGGAGGCTGATGTCGTAAGCGTACAGCCTGTCCGAATGACCGTCTCCGGGTCCTGCGCCTTGCGGATGTGGAGGCTTGCCGTCAAAATCATCGGACTCCGCCGAATGGCGGCCCGATAAGAACGGCGTGCGGGGCTTATGGAGGCGGTCAGCTACATCATCCTCATCGGATCCTCCCTGCTGATCGTCAGCGTGCTGACCAGCTATCTCGCCTTGCGCGTCGGCGCGCCTCTGCTGTTGATCTTTCTCGGCATCGGATTGCTGGCGGGCGAGGACGGGATCGGCCACATCGTTTTCAACGACACCGACTCCGCCTTCCTCATCGGGTCGATGGCGCTGGCGGTGATCCTGTTCGAAAGCGGATTCGACACCAAGCTGGCCAGCTACAAGGCGGCGGCATGGCCGGCGATGACGCTGGCGACGGCGGGAGTGGCGGTGACCACCGGCGTGGTGGGCGTCGCCGCCCATTACCTGATGGGGCTGGGCTGGGGCGAGGCGCTGCTGGTGGGGGCGGCCTGTAGCTCCACCGACGCGGCGGCGGTCTTCTTCCTGCTGCGCGTCGGCGGCATCACGCTCCGCGACCGTGTCCGCTCCACGCTGGAGATCGAATCGGGCAGCAACGATCCGGTCGCCATCATGCTGACCATCCTGCTGGTCGAGGCGGCGGGCCATGGCCTGGCGTCCCCCGTCGCCATCGTCGGCGAGCTGGTTCTGGCCTTCGCGCTGGGCGGGGTGATGGGGCTGGCCGGCGGCTGGCTGCTGGTCGCCTTCATCAACAAGGCGAATTTCGAAGCCGGGCTGAATCCGGTGGTGACGCTGACCTTCGCCCTGTTCATCTTCGCGCTCACCAACGTCATGGGCGGCAGCGGCTATCTGGCGGTCTATGCCGCCGGGCTCTATGCCGGCAACGTCAAGCTGCGTGGGGCGCTGGAGCTTCGCCGCTTCCATTCCGGCCTGACCTGGCTCAGCCAGATCGTCATGTTCGTGATGCTCGGCCTGCTCGCCACGCCCAGGGAGTTCGGCGCCATGATCCTGCCGGCGCTGGGCGTGGCGGTGGTGCTGATCGTGGTGGCCCGCCCGGTCGCGGTGTGGATGTGCCTGCTGCCCTTCCGCTTTTCGGTGCGCGAGACCAGCTTCATCGCCTGGGTCGGCCTGCGCGGGGCGGTGTCGCTGCTGCTGGCGCTGGTTCCCGTGCTGGGCGGGCTGGAGAACGGGCAGCTGATCTTCAACACCGCCTTCATCGTCGTGGTCGTCTCCCTGCTGGTGCAGGGCTGGACCATCGGCAGCATGGCCCGTGCGCTGGACCTGATCGTCCCGCCCCGCCGCGGCCCGGTGGAGCGTGTGGAACTGGAGCTTCCCGGCAACGCCGACCAGGAGCTGGTGGCCTATACCGTCCATGCCAAGAGCCCGGCGGCGCGCGGGCAGCGCATGCCGCGCTGGGCCAAGCCCTCTCTCGTCATCCGGGCGGGCGCGGTGGTGCCGCTGCACAAGGTCAAGCCCCTTCAGCCCGGCGACCATGTCTATCTGTTCACGCCGCAGCACCGGCTGCCGCTGATCGACAGGCTCTATGGCGGCAGCCGGGCGCTCGACCAGTCCGACCGCGAATTCTACGGCGATCTGGTGTTGAGCCCGGACGCCACCGTCGAACAGATCGCCGAGATGTACGGCCTGCCGCTGTCGCTGTCCAA from Azospirillum sp. B510 includes:
- a CDS encoding RT0821/Lpp0805 family surface protein is translated as MRTITKRWRAVTTTRLRAVTTTRLRAATIAAVAALSLAACQTGNSGGGIGGMNTTETVGTLGGAVAGGLLGSRFGGGAGKLATTAIGTLLGAYAGQQLARSFSPADQSRASDAEERAVASNQTITWNNPQSGNSGTIQPVRTYQGGDGQTCRDYNHTVVIDGRTEVARGTACRQSDGSWRLMS
- a CDS encoding potassium/proton antiporter, with the translated sequence MEAVSYIILIGSSLLIVSVLTSYLALRVGAPLLLIFLGIGLLAGEDGIGHIVFNDTDSAFLIGSMALAVILFESGFDTKLASYKAAAWPAMTLATAGVAVTTGVVGVAAHYLMGLGWGEALLVGAACSSTDAAAVFFLLRVGGITLRDRVRSTLEIESGSNDPVAIMLTILLVEAAGHGLASPVAIVGELVLAFALGGVMGLAGGWLLVAFINKANFEAGLNPVVTLTFALFIFALTNVMGGSGYLAVYAAGLYAGNVKLRGALELRRFHSGLTWLSQIVMFVMLGLLATPREFGAMILPALGVAVVLIVVARPVAVWMCLLPFRFSVRETSFIAWVGLRGAVSLLLALVPVLGGLENGQLIFNTAFIVVVVSLLVQGWTIGSMARALDLIVPPRRGPVERVELELPGNADQELVAYTVHAKSPAARGQRMPRWAKPSLVIRAGAVVPLHKVKPLQPGDHVYLFTPQHRLPLIDRLYGGSRALDQSDREFYGDLVLSPDATVEQIAEMYGLPLSLSNARLTLSELLRNEFGGSCELGDRVRMGGVELIVRDMDENVITSVGMALEPVRVTSRRRPLYQRIIDGGGRLRGWWNEHAFRRWKERERLRERRPPPAQAGSAAVREETMETRNEA